In Aureibaculum algae, the following are encoded in one genomic region:
- a CDS encoding fibrobacter succinogenes major paralogous domain-containing protein: MQKKLILFIIWSGSLLTTNSCGGVKNSKPIDIDGNVYNTVIIGDQEWTNENIYVSRFNNGDLIVQAKTNEEWEEADDSGIPAWCYYQNMEENGKLYGKLYNWHAVNDSRGLAPEGWHIPNKDEWNELIDFLGGKEIAGSKMKSSNSSSVNDNEGLGSHFNGLLGGLRNASGNFSGIVEHGYWWTSTESSEYHGNQVQLHKNSDETFIFSHYKGHGHSLRFVRD, encoded by the coding sequence ATGCAAAAAAAATTAATTCTTTTCATTATCTGGAGCGGGAGTCTATTGACAACCAACTCATGCGGAGGCGTGAAAAACTCTAAACCAATCGATATTGACGGAAATGTGTATAATACAGTAATAATTGGAGACCAGGAATGGACCAACGAAAACATTTACGTGAGCAGGTTTAATAATGGAGATTTAATTGTACAAGCTAAAACTAATGAAGAATGGGAAGAAGCTGACGATTCGGGAATCCCTGCATGGTGCTACTATCAAAACATGGAGGAAAACGGAAAATTATATGGTAAGTTATATAATTGGCACGCCGTTAATGACTCACGTGGTTTGGCTCCAGAAGGTTGGCATATTCCAAATAAAGATGAGTGGAATGAACTCATTGATTTTTTAGGTGGAAAGGAAATCGCAGGTTCCAAAATGAAATCATCTAACTCATCTAGTGTAAATGATAATGAAGGACTTGGAAGTCATTTTAACGGACTTTTGGGAGGCTTACGGAATGCTTCAGGTAATTTTAGTGGTATAGTCGAACATGGATATTGGTGGACTTCTACTGAATCTTCTGAATATCATGGAAATCAAGTACAGCTTCATAAAAATAGTGATGAAACTTTTATTTTTTCGCATTATAAAGGTCATGGACATTCTCTAAGATTTGTAAGAGATTAG
- a CDS encoding IS1182 family transposase, protein MQGKKEYQEKLFTQFRMSDRIPKENFYRRLNGELDLHFLYVLTRPYYGDSGQKSIDPTVFFKLCLVGYLENIISDRQLIAHCSLRLDILYFLGYDIDEELPWHSTISRTRQLYPEKVFEEVFTRVLIMCVDKGMVSGHTQAIDSAPIKANASMDTLELKVPEEELEDHLKKLRHISSMDKQKPIRKAKENKASDAQKKISATKQELSAIKSRNKKWSKDQDQRTGANNKNSKYTSNKTHYSPTDPDAKISVKPGKARKLNYMSQLSVDTGHHVITDIKAYKADKKDSQYLQDIVPRLKKRLNKQGILWQNLVADTGYSDGENYAFLEKIGLRSFIPPHGTYKGGPEDFEYVKQEDHYLCPEGHIVPFKKVFNDYRTGSKKKEYRISSKICRDCPIRKQCLGKTAQEKKFSVTYYREEYERNNHRVSSNQGRYMKSKRQSTVEPVFGTLTQFMGLRKINTIGIEQANKVMHLSAIAYNLKKYLKFTSKVVRSDAKSLALYLTHCFWHILSRSSHFKPFKKDEIGDRKNYSHA, encoded by the coding sequence ATGCAAGGCAAAAAAGAGTATCAAGAGAAATTATTCACTCAATTCCGAATGAGTGATCGGATTCCAAAGGAGAATTTTTATCGACGATTAAATGGGGAATTAGACCTACATTTTCTATATGTACTGACACGTCCTTATTATGGAGACAGTGGTCAAAAGAGCATAGATCCTACCGTGTTTTTCAAGTTGTGTTTGGTGGGATATTTAGAGAATATTATCAGTGATCGACAGTTGATTGCCCATTGTAGTTTACGTTTGGACATATTGTATTTTTTAGGCTATGATATTGATGAAGAGTTGCCCTGGCATAGCACAATAAGTCGTACGCGTCAATTATATCCAGAAAAAGTTTTTGAAGAAGTCTTTACGCGTGTTTTAATTATGTGTGTTGACAAAGGCATGGTAAGTGGCCATACTCAAGCGATAGATTCTGCTCCAATAAAGGCAAATGCCTCGATGGATACCTTGGAGTTAAAAGTGCCTGAAGAAGAATTAGAAGACCACTTAAAAAAGCTACGCCATATCAGTAGCATGGATAAACAAAAGCCTATTCGAAAAGCCAAAGAGAATAAAGCTTCAGATGCTCAAAAAAAAATTAGTGCCACCAAGCAAGAATTGTCTGCTATTAAAAGTCGGAATAAAAAATGGTCAAAAGATCAAGATCAACGCACGGGTGCAAACAATAAAAACTCAAAATACACCTCAAACAAAACGCATTATAGTCCCACCGATCCGGATGCTAAAATTAGTGTAAAGCCAGGCAAGGCACGCAAGCTGAACTATATGAGTCAGCTAAGTGTTGACACTGGACATCATGTAATCACTGACATTAAAGCGTATAAGGCAGATAAGAAAGACAGCCAATACTTACAAGACATTGTACCTCGATTAAAAAAACGATTGAACAAACAAGGGATCTTATGGCAAAATCTAGTGGCCGATACAGGCTATAGTGATGGAGAGAATTATGCTTTTTTGGAAAAAATAGGTTTACGAAGTTTTATACCACCTCACGGGACGTATAAAGGCGGTCCTGAGGATTTTGAATATGTCAAACAAGAGGATCATTATCTCTGTCCAGAGGGTCATATCGTTCCCTTTAAAAAAGTGTTTAATGATTATAGAACAGGTAGTAAGAAAAAGGAATATAGAATCTCCTCAAAAATTTGTAGAGACTGTCCGATAAGAAAACAATGTTTAGGTAAGACAGCACAAGAAAAGAAATTTTCGGTAACTTATTACAGAGAAGAATACGAACGAAATAACCATCGCGTAAGCAGCAACCAAGGTCGTTATATGAAATCAAAACGACAGAGTACTGTTGAACCTGTCTTTGGAACGCTAACTCAATTCATGGGCTTACGTAAAATAAATACCATTGGCATTGAGCAAGCCAACAAGGTGATGCATCTCTCCGCCATTGCCTACAACCTGAAAAAGTACCTAAAATTCACAAGTAAAGTTGTCAGAAGTGATGCCAAATCACTTGCGCTGTACTTAACTCACTGTTTTTGGCATATATTGAGCAGATCAAGCCATTTTAAGCCTTTTAAAAAAGATGAAATAGGGGACAGAAAAAATTATAGCCACGCTTAA
- a CDS encoding serine hydrolase domain-containing protein, whose translation MRTIINKIKTLTFSILFIVALLGCNSKNKDKESIKDAQRVASQNVLSSVIDSIHSEINDGDYGLIDRFMVIQNDELLADFKYKQDYETIVQKYDTTNHQYNFNSTDWHPYYKQTELHTLQSVTKSITSILLGITLDLNEDYNVDNKVMPLLTGYDTYFLDKRKQNISIKDLLTMRSGIQWNEETDHNDTTNDCFRLESSDNWVEYVLSKPMDTIPGTRFVYNGGGTVLLGKIIRTITGKRIDDWAEEKLFEPLGITDYYWKETPDGEIDTEGGLYLKAEDLAKIGSLFLNKGKWNGKQIVSESWVTTSTSPLLKNVKPHWKSVTGYGYQWWIPEYTDNDKTNIYSANGYGGQYLMIAPKHNLIIVFNGWNINNDPEQSTYRALQDRIIPALKNK comes from the coding sequence ATGAGAACAATTATAAATAAAATTAAAACGCTAACATTTTCAATTTTGTTTATAGTTGCGTTACTGGGGTGTAACTCAAAAAACAAAGATAAAGAGTCTATTAAAGACGCTCAAAGAGTGGCTTCCCAAAATGTCCTTTCCTCAGTGATTGATTCTATTCATTCAGAAATAAATGATGGAGATTATGGATTAATTGACCGCTTTATGGTCATACAAAATGATGAGTTATTGGCAGATTTTAAATATAAGCAGGACTATGAAACTATTGTTCAAAAATATGACACAACTAATCATCAATATAATTTCAATAGTACAGATTGGCATCCATACTACAAGCAAACTGAATTACACACGCTTCAATCTGTAACCAAAAGTATTACTTCAATCCTTTTAGGTATTACGTTAGATTTGAACGAAGATTATAATGTTGACAACAAAGTAATGCCTTTGTTGACTGGTTATGATACTTACTTTCTAGATAAACGAAAGCAAAATATATCTATTAAAGATTTATTGACAATGAGAAGTGGAATACAATGGAATGAAGAGACTGACCATAATGATACTACAAATGACTGTTTTAGGTTGGAATCAAGCGACAACTGGGTAGAATATGTTTTGAGTAAGCCTATGGATACCATACCAGGAACAAGATTCGTGTATAATGGAGGAGGAACTGTTCTTTTAGGTAAAATCATTAGAACCATTACGGGCAAACGAATTGATGATTGGGCAGAAGAAAAATTATTTGAGCCACTCGGCATTACAGATTACTATTGGAAAGAAACGCCTGATGGAGAAATTGATACAGAAGGAGGTTTGTACCTTAAGGCAGAAGACTTGGCTAAAATTGGTTCATTGTTTTTGAACAAAGGGAAATGGAACGGTAAGCAAATTGTATCTGAAAGTTGGGTTACAACATCCACAAGCCCTTTACTTAAAAACGTAAAACCTCATTGGAAAAGTGTTACGGGATACGGGTATCAATGGTGGATTCCTGAATATACGGATAATGACAAAACCAATATTTATTCCGCCAATGGATATGGAGGTCAGTATTTAATGATAGCACCAAAACATAATTTAATAATTGTCTTTAATGGTTGGAATATAAATAATGATCCAGAACAGTCAACTTATAGAGCTTTGCAAGACAGAATAATTCCGGCACTTAAGAATAAATAA
- a CDS encoding GNAT family N-acetyltransferase produces the protein MGDRNFTPFPVLKTERLTLRQLVSSDDNKIFALRSDINVNKYLGRKPSQSIDDAKVFIQTINENIQKNNSIYWAITFSDTDNLIGTICLFDFSDDNLKAEIGYELLPDFQGKGIMQEATSKVIDFGIQLLGLNSIEAYTHSENQSSTKLLEKFNFKIHNVDGNNLLTFKLTSNLIKSKLKPYIING, from the coding sequence ATGGGAGATAGAAATTTTACACCGTTTCCAGTTTTAAAAACCGAACGGCTAACATTGAGACAGCTTGTTAGTAGTGATGATAATAAAATATTCGCTCTACGTTCAGACATCAACGTTAATAAATATCTAGGCAGAAAACCAAGTCAATCAATTGATGATGCAAAGGTTTTCATTCAGACAATTAATGAAAACATCCAAAAGAACAATTCAATTTATTGGGCAATTACATTTAGCGATACTGACAACCTAATTGGAACAATTTGTTTATTTGACTTTTCAGATGACAATTTAAAGGCAGAAATTGGTTATGAGTTATTACCCGACTTTCAGGGAAAAGGAATAATGCAGGAAGCAACTTCAAAAGTAATTGACTTTGGAATTCAACTTTTAGGACTAAATTCAATAGAAGCATATACGCATTCTGAAAACCAAAGTTCAACTAAACTTTTGGAGAAATTTAATTTTAAAATACATAATGTTGACGGCAATAACCTACTGACATTTAAATTAACATCTAATTTAATAAAAAGTAAACTTAAGCCGTATATAATTAATGGCTAG
- a CDS encoding DUF6090 family protein, with protein sequence MIKFFRRIRQNLLKENKTGKYLKYAIGEIVLVVIGILIALSINNWNENRKNAIEETKILQELKNSISTDIKQLNLRLEWGKRDIHYATSLLNHVEQKLPYNDSLNKQFVIISMAGIEKMFSPQISIYKVLESKGIDLISSDKLKKQVLDLYNIEYPKLDYEYENYRINIHDYGRPIARTQFTIENYEDPVMKPADYNSLSSSIEFINTVKVIRVNSFAINGILEGLIKKCQEIENIIDNELEK encoded by the coding sequence ATGATAAAATTTTTTAGACGTATTCGCCAAAACTTACTTAAGGAAAATAAAACTGGAAAGTATTTAAAATATGCAATCGGCGAAATTGTGCTCGTAGTGATTGGAATTTTGATTGCTCTATCAATAAATAATTGGAATGAAAACAGAAAGAACGCCATAGAAGAAACAAAGATACTTCAAGAACTCAAAAACTCAATATCAACAGACATTAAGCAATTAAATTTAAGGTTGGAATGGGGCAAAAGGGATATTCATTATGCGACTTCGTTACTAAATCATGTAGAGCAAAAATTACCTTATAATGATTCGCTTAATAAGCAATTCGTTATTATTTCAATGGCAGGAATAGAAAAAATGTTTTCGCCACAAATTTCCATATATAAAGTTCTTGAGTCGAAAGGAATCGACTTAATATCAAGTGATAAACTAAAAAAACAAGTTTTAGACTTATACAACATAGAATATCCAAAGTTGGATTATGAATATGAAAATTATCGTATTAATATTCATGATTATGGAAGACCAATTGCCAGAACCCAATTCACAATAGAGAATTATGAAGATCCTGTTATGAAGCCTGCTGACTACAATTCCCTTTCATCTAGTATCGAGTTTATTAATACAGTTAAAGTAATTAGAGTAAACAGTTTTGCCATTAATGGAATATTGGAAGGACTAATCAAGAAATGTCAAGAAATCGAAAATATAATCGATAATGAATTAGAAAAATAA
- a CDS encoding NAD(P)H-dependent oxidoreductase — MKNIFIINGSHPFAHSGGRFNETLFTNTISYFDTHEEFEVKFTQVGENYNVKEEVEKFKWADIVIYHTPIWWFQIPFGFKKYIDEVFTEGHQNGIYANDGRSRKNPNINYGTGGLMHGKKYILTTSWNAPKTAFTLENEFFNQKSVDEGAMFGFHRMNAFTGMELLATHHFHDMEKNADVPLELNNYSTFLNELMINL, encoded by the coding sequence ATGAAAAATATATTTATAATTAATGGAAGTCATCCATTTGCACATTCTGGTGGAAGATTTAATGAAACACTTTTCACTAATACTATTTCATATTTTGATACGCATGAAGAATTTGAAGTAAAATTTACTCAAGTAGGTGAAAATTATAACGTAAAAGAAGAAGTTGAAAAATTTAAGTGGGCAGATATAGTGATTTATCATACTCCAATTTGGTGGTTTCAAATACCTTTTGGATTTAAAAAATATATAGATGAAGTTTTTACGGAAGGTCATCAAAATGGAATTTATGCAAATGATGGAAGAAGTAGAAAAAATCCAAACATCAATTACGGGACTGGTGGTTTAATGCACGGAAAAAAATATATACTTACTACAAGTTGGAATGCACCTAAAACCGCATTTACTTTAGAAAATGAATTTTTTAATCAAAAAAGTGTAGATGAAGGTGCTATGTTTGGGTTTCACAGAATGAATGCTTTTACAGGAATGGAATTATTAGCAACACATCATTTTCACGATATGGAAAAAAATGCAGATGTTCCTCTTGAGTTGAATAATTACAGCACTTTTTTAAATGAATTAATGATTAATTTGTAA
- a CDS encoding DUF6090 family protein, which translates to MIKFFRRIRQNLLKENKTGKYLKYAIGEIILVVIGILIALGINNWNQNRITENEEVAILKAMKTDFLETQNRTKATIKNQETVVKFCYKLQMTMNEQKDIDSIGEYIYRGAISYWRVEPVNGTYDGLIGSGKTDIIKNQKLKSLLAEFSAEIKYGFEDEDFCLELTSSLVEKSSNYAAYLEPERDRKSNGLNKPITEEERNSAIIKHLKNDSFLGVLVTKSDLEKNRLEYQKNILKFVENIIAQIESELVKKE; encoded by the coding sequence ATGATAAAATTTTTTAGACGTATTCGTCAAAACTTACTTAAGGAAAACAAAACTGGAAAATATCTAAAATATGCAATCGGAGAAATTATTCTGGTAGTTATTGGAATTTTAATTGCTCTAGGTATAAATAATTGGAACCAAAACAGAATTACTGAAAATGAAGAAGTTGCAATTCTAAAAGCGATGAAAACAGATTTTTTGGAAACCCAAAACAGAACTAAAGCGACAATTAAAAATCAAGAAACCGTCGTTAAATTTTGCTACAAATTGCAAATGACAATGAATGAACAAAAAGATATTGATTCTATTGGAGAATATATTTATCGCGGAGCAATATCATACTGGAGAGTAGAACCCGTTAATGGAACTTATGATGGACTGATTGGCTCTGGTAAAACTGACATTATAAAAAATCAAAAATTGAAGAGTTTACTTGCTGAATTTTCAGCAGAAATCAAATATGGTTTTGAAGATGAAGACTTTTGTTTAGAATTGACATCATCATTGGTGGAGAAATCGAGTAATTATGCTGCCTATTTGGAACCTGAAAGAGATAGAAAAAGTAATGGTTTAAACAAACCAATAACTGAAGAAGAAAGAAATAGTGCAATTATTAAACATCTAAAAAATGATTCGTTTTTAGGTGTTTTGGTAACAAAATCTGATTTAGAAAAGAATAGATTGGAATATCAAAAAAATATTTTAAAGTTTGTTGAAAATATTATAGCACAAATTGAATCCGAATTAGTAAAAAAAGAATAA
- a CDS encoding alpha/beta fold hydrolase, whose amino-acid sequence MKKLLKWIKRILIAIIGLIAVLMIGLYITFFFWKKAAIQNLPQNSKVITTSEGPVEYTLNGNSDRYMLMIHGSPGSVHVAGGESFLKKDFSVLAVSRPGYYKTPLSSGGTPKDEAALYKSLLDELKIDAVYVNGISGGGPPSIQFAIDYPDRCAALILSAAVSEKMEDTTDDNGLLSSFFQTEFGTWLGIQIAKTQMSKEESEIMDWFVERGLFPFVSIDDGLENDNNVVFHLKDLKLEQIKAPTILFHGDKDDNVPYSHSQNAAKRIPNSTLFEMKGKDHYVFFTSYSDTINTEIIQFIDIVETHEK is encoded by the coding sequence ATGAAAAAGTTACTTAAATGGATTAAGCGAATTTTAATAGCAATCATTGGCTTAATCGCAGTTTTAATGATTGGCCTTTATATCACTTTCTTCTTTTGGAAAAAAGCTGCAATTCAAAATTTACCTCAAAATTCGAAAGTAATAACTACCTCCGAAGGACCTGTAGAGTACACTTTAAACGGTAATTCAGACCGATATATGCTCATGATTCATGGATCTCCAGGTAGTGTACATGTTGCAGGGGGTGAATCATTTCTTAAGAAAGATTTTAGTGTGTTGGCGGTCTCAAGACCTGGTTATTATAAAACACCATTATCCTCTGGGGGAACCCCCAAAGACGAAGCGGCACTCTATAAAAGCTTATTAGATGAGCTAAAAATTGATGCTGTTTATGTCAATGGAATATCTGGTGGTGGGCCCCCAAGTATTCAGTTTGCGATAGATTATCCAGACAGATGTGCAGCACTGATACTATCTGCAGCTGTTTCTGAAAAAATGGAAGACACAACGGATGACAATGGCCTTTTAAGTTCCTTCTTTCAAACTGAATTTGGTACATGGTTAGGAATTCAAATTGCTAAAACTCAAATGTCTAAGGAAGAAAGTGAAATCATGGATTGGTTTGTTGAAAGAGGTCTATTCCCATTCGTGTCAATTGATGATGGTTTAGAAAACGATAACAATGTGGTCTTCCATTTAAAAGATTTAAAATTGGAGCAAATAAAGGCTCCTACCATCCTATTTCATGGTGATAAAGATGACAACGTTCCATATTCTCACTCACAGAATGCGGCCAAAAGAATACCAAATTCAACGCTTTTTGAAATGAAAGGAAAAGACCATTATGTTTTTTTTACTTCTTATAGCGATACTATTAATACTGAAATTATACAGTTTATCGACATTGTAGAAACACATGAAAAATAA
- a CDS encoding WG repeat-containing protein → MKHILSIIALLTLSNTILAQDFELIPYRIENKWGFCDSTKKIIIEPKFQDVIPFNKGYAAVKENNKWGFIDLDGKETIKPKYDSISNYFQKFFIGGDFDSPIYKTGIKVYENTKSFYVDINGIQFENEPEVFDVVSDELDDEIKIVEKNGKYGVENTLFDRTLEPKYDSIKVTKIGIIAKLNEKFGVIDLNKLTIKIPLDYKSIEPTEDNQGYYVTNDKDKIGYFDKKGNKKIAPEYKVLVKLLNSNLGFKFSKNSKIYGYINVENETPKIIDPKYLTINTFVKGYSKVKTKDGKYGYINSLGSEYFEK, encoded by the coding sequence ATGAAACATATATTATCTATAATAGCACTGTTAACTCTATCAAATACAATCTTAGCCCAAGATTTTGAGCTAATACCTTATAGAATAGAAAATAAATGGGGATTTTGTGATTCGACCAAAAAAATAATAATAGAACCAAAATTTCAAGATGTAATTCCTTTTAACAAAGGATATGCAGCAGTCAAAGAAAATAATAAATGGGGGTTTATTGATTTGGATGGAAAAGAAACTATTAAACCAAAATATGACTCTATTTCTAACTATTTTCAGAAATTTTTTATTGGCGGCGATTTTGACTCTCCAATTTATAAAACAGGAATTAAAGTCTATGAAAATACTAAATCATTCTATGTCGATATTAATGGAATTCAGTTCGAAAATGAACCAGAAGTATTCGATGTAGTTTCTGACGAATTAGATGATGAAATTAAAATAGTAGAAAAAAATGGTAAATATGGCGTAGAAAACACATTATTCGATAGAACTCTAGAACCTAAATATGATTCCATAAAAGTTACAAAAATTGGAATAATCGCAAAACTTAATGAAAAATTTGGTGTTATAGATTTAAATAAACTTACCATAAAAATTCCACTAGATTATAAATCCATCGAACCTACAGAAGATAACCAAGGTTATTATGTAACAAATGACAAAGATAAAATTGGTTATTTTGATAAAAAAGGAAATAAAAAAATAGCTCCTGAATATAAAGTTCTAGTAAAACTTTTAAATTCTAACCTTGGGTTTAAATTTAGTAAAAACAGTAAAATATATGGTTATATCAATGTCGAGAATGAAACACCAAAGATTATTGACCCCAAATACTTAACTATTAACACTTTTGTAAAAGGCTACTCAAAAGTTAAAACTAAAGATGGTAAGTATGGATATATTAATTCTTTAGGTTCTGAATACTTTGAAAAATAA
- a CDS encoding DUF6090 family protein — translation MIKFFRKIRQKTLSENKFGKYLTYAFGEIILVVIGILIALSINNWNEEKKDKDFENEMLAQIQENLANDKKTLKKIKIIFNNAISSSNKILELKKTEENIDSLKYWLADIIQFERFQPITNSYETLKSKGLDKVSNKELRMLLGAYYDDEINHVIKSVGDVEYSFNNDWIPVMKEIIVDFKFQDYIIVSDPNIFNQPSTARNILTLNKDNYRGGLNQVISAINSIDKLEKILEKTLKK, via the coding sequence ATGATAAAATTCTTTAGAAAAATTAGACAGAAAACTCTGTCTGAAAATAAGTTCGGAAAATACCTAACCTATGCATTCGGAGAAATTATACTAGTAGTAATCGGAATTTTAATTGCGTTGAGCATTAACAATTGGAATGAAGAAAAAAAAGATAAAGATTTCGAGAATGAAATGCTCGCACAAATTCAAGAAAATTTAGCAAACGACAAGAAAACATTAAAGAAAATAAAAATCATTTTTAATAATGCAATTTCTTCTTCCAATAAAATATTGGAACTTAAAAAGACGGAAGAAAATATAGATAGTTTAAAATATTGGCTTGCTGATATTATTCAATTTGAGAGATTCCAACCAATTACTAATTCGTATGAAACATTAAAATCGAAAGGACTTGATAAAGTTTCGAATAAAGAACTACGAATGTTATTAGGAGCTTATTATGATGATGAAATTAATCACGTCATAAAATCAGTTGGAGATGTTGAGTATTCTTTCAATAACGATTGGATACCTGTTATGAAAGAAATTATAGTTGACTTCAAATTTCAAGATTATATAATTGTATCTGACCCAAATATTTTTAATCAACCATCAACTGCCAGAAATATTTTGACATTGAATAAAGACAATTATAGAGGAGGTTTAAACCAAGTGATTTCAGCAATCAATAGTATTGATAAACTAGAAAAGATTTTGGAGAAAACATTGAAAAAATAA
- a CDS encoding LysR family transcriptional regulator: MVNLEWYRTFKEIYENGTLTKASIALYASQPGVSVHLNALEAYVGKKLFERTSRKMIPTEDGKFLYEYIIESLKKLEIAEQHFKKTTQEKNPSINIGMCSEMFQLIIEPEIPKLDFDLVARFGAHTDLIKDLNNGILDLVITPKKQNEKKSLVEYIPFSKERIVLIAGNKTNVTNIQKHIKSNNLNKLEEELLQNVWYSSSNEMEHFRRFWFENFNKKPAFKPNYILPNITSIIRCLNNGNGLALVPDFLCQEQILRNEINLVWEGKVKTENTLYFASRTDLKYKKELNTIKNIFISKMK, translated from the coding sequence ATGGTAAATTTAGAATGGTACAGAACATTTAAAGAAATATATGAAAACGGAACTTTAACTAAAGCTTCTATTGCTTTATATGCTTCCCAACCCGGAGTTAGTGTACACTTGAATGCTTTAGAAGCTTATGTTGGCAAAAAACTATTTGAACGTACTTCTAGAAAAATGATTCCAACAGAAGACGGGAAATTTTTATATGAATATATTATTGAATCTTTAAAAAAACTTGAAATAGCAGAACAGCATTTTAAAAAAACAACTCAAGAAAAAAATCCATCAATAAACATTGGAATGTGTTCTGAAATGTTTCAACTTATTATTGAACCCGAAATTCCCAAACTAGACTTTGACCTAGTAGCTAGATTTGGAGCACATACAGATTTAATAAAAGACCTAAATAATGGTATTTTAGATTTAGTAATAACACCTAAAAAACAGAATGAAAAAAAATCATTAGTTGAGTATATTCCGTTTTCAAAAGAAAGAATCGTTTTAATAGCAGGAAATAAAACGAATGTTACTAACATACAAAAACACATTAAATCAAACAACTTAAACAAGTTAGAAGAAGAACTACTTCAAAATGTTTGGTATAGCTCATCAAATGAAATGGAACATTTTAGACGTTTTTGGTTTGAGAATTTTAATAAGAAACCAGCTTTCAAACCCAACTATATTTTACCAAATATTACTTCTATTATAAGATGTTTAAACAATGGCAACGGACTTGCATTAGTTCCAGATTTTTTATGCCAAGAACAAATTTTAAGAAACGAAATAAATTTAGTTTGGGAAGGTAAAGTAAAAACGGAAAACACCTTATATTTTGCATCAAGAACAGATTTGAAATACAAAAAAGAATTAAATACAATTAAGAATATATTTATATCAAAAATGAAATAA
- a CDS encoding dihydrofolate reductase family protein, with protein MSKIIFDSGISLDGFFAGDNRSPKNPMGGVSGQIHSWMFNQKAFWEYLGFEGGTEDSADGKYIRETIARTGAFIMGKRMFEEGEASWPNNLYKADVYVLTHEIREPWVQEGTTTFYFINDGIESALDKARQSAKGKDIRIQGGANTIQQFLNAGLVDEFFIHIAPVFLGSGIRLFDGIDKDKYDIQIEEVIPSDLTTHLRYKLTNK; from the coding sequence ATGAGCAAAATAATCTTTGACAGCGGAATATCGCTTGACGGTTTTTTCGCAGGAGACAACAGAAGTCCTAAGAATCCTATGGGTGGAGTTTCAGGACAAATCCATTCGTGGATGTTTAATCAAAAAGCTTTTTGGGAATACCTTGGGTTTGAAGGAGGAACAGAAGACAGTGCTGACGGAAAATACATTAGAGAAACAATTGCAAGAACGGGTGCATTCATTATGGGTAAACGAATGTTTGAAGAAGGCGAAGCCAGTTGGCCAAATAACCTATACAAAGCAGACGTATATGTTTTAACACACGAAATACGAGAGCCTTGGGTTCAAGAAGGCACGACAACTTTTTACTTTATAAACGATGGAATAGAAAGTGCTTTGGACAAGGCAAGACAATCGGCAAAAGGAAAGGACATAAGAATACAAGGTGGTGCAAACACTATCCAACAGTTTTTGAATGCCGGACTTGTGGACGAGTTTTTCATTCACATTGCCCCTGTTTTTTTAGGAAGTGGTATCCGACTCTTTGACGGCATTGACAAAGACAAATATGACATACAAATTGAAGAAGTAATACCATCTGACTTGACAACTCATTTGAGATATAAATTGACAAATAAATAG